The Lujinxingia vulgaris genome includes a region encoding these proteins:
- a CDS encoding ATP-binding protein yields MSTDAPHDLQDAPRTDESLEQVRLIGTGELGESFEVLRMRLAEGESAEVSGEMPRPERFVLKKLTFARVRDPDEFARHFDSLTRLDHPNLARYREIFRGEQVTRLMRDYVDGMPLDAYLLRPITEAEQAILSASTSPDASTEAPAAALDEDDLPTIELPSTLDEDDLPPALDEPSSEGEESVPEEIAADRPNTLEIPESLLEDSEAADRALDLIILRIQAIGPQIVAALEYLHRFRKVHGGLKPTNILINDAGQVRLTDFGLHPHLERPGSGDLRSCYSAPELRRGEFSPAADLYALGVIFFEALAGKPFDACQRVIEGDEGPRPRRERIFLSEVAPHCPAAWVNLIHGLLASEPQRRPSLNEVLDLLSTDENRSVTIPATVVEDREVLYGRREIFDQLTERASLCAQERRLGLSVVEGPQGTGKTALIDALAHWASQLGWIVLRGRCFHRDTGAYQGWDEIAEQLAGIIARLPEKSRQRMETARLQAARIFPALYDRGEACPEVGRRSAIDALRRVLVELSEQRPVLIALEDTHFAGLDTSALLADLTNDPRGMRVFMVTSILTGPGKDHANHPFFGELATSPIALHRVEIHGFSKEEAREYVLANAANLSLRSKQLILRRGNLHPRLIDELIYEFEQAPTEASEELEAAEPVAVDELLTTFIRRRVAQLTRPERLGLQLLAVASSPLTAHTLGLAMGRELGASAMSAQGGEAVIATLLHRRLARQSRARAGEHQDAAYAIIHDRARNFVLDELGRDHHARLCGLIADALRESKTGSDARRLDYLRRAGRQRESVEVAFKVAHSAQSRFAWERALELWQLIDAHEPKDSPRRDEIHRALFEAAIALARTDQARDQLRPLLASGSIQDRLAIRRQWMEALLASGHPDEAIDTLDDALQEVGSAYRRGRLRAGLRAWRRRLAVGLARWSDATAVARDQRPPERTVETARLLWRASEASHLLLSARHDRLTTHFARLATVHNYGPWLARDRLQMVSAPLLPLLIDPTTPVDRWLDQSLTLSDRFDDPGCRARALELQGLLAAHRGRWAEARELLHKSISTLQKVGVDDAIFATRWLSHIIRVGIELGQLHEVMPVVDNLTHRLRHDRAASAHIALSRADLLIARGDIAEAALALSPASELAERTPNSLLFLEVTARRATIDLALGRPELVIAHLDLLRDQVFDRDFLTLPRVEFALNRALAHALASEAERQRTLQQDALSATLNRLHRTIRRLASYQDDLGLSERAALLRLRARLALLREQYSRAARLTRQAIELCASSQSVLSQTLNQEALGLILTRQERPEARQILESARALATTHHFYLPLVLEGWPVPRAHAVLKADPA; encoded by the coding sequence ATGAGCACCGACGCCCCCCACGATCTTCAGGATGCGCCCCGCACAGACGAGTCGCTCGAACAGGTCCGCCTTATCGGCACCGGTGAGCTTGGCGAGTCCTTCGAGGTGCTGCGCATGCGCCTGGCCGAGGGGGAGTCCGCAGAGGTCAGCGGCGAGATGCCGCGCCCGGAGCGCTTTGTCCTCAAGAAGCTGACCTTTGCTCGGGTGCGCGACCCCGACGAGTTCGCGCGCCACTTCGACAGCCTCACGCGCCTCGATCATCCCAACCTGGCCCGCTACCGCGAGATCTTCCGCGGCGAACAGGTCACCCGGCTGATGCGCGACTACGTCGACGGAATGCCGCTCGATGCCTACCTGCTGCGCCCCATCACCGAGGCCGAACAGGCGATCTTAAGCGCCAGCACCTCCCCGGACGCCTCCACCGAAGCCCCGGCTGCCGCGCTCGATGAAGACGATCTTCCCACCATTGAGCTTCCCTCCACCCTCGACGAAGACGATCTTCCCCCCGCCCTCGACGAGCCCTCCTCCGAGGGCGAAGAATCCGTCCCCGAAGAGATCGCCGCCGACCGCCCCAACACCCTGGAGATCCCCGAGTCCTTGCTCGAAGACTCCGAGGCCGCCGATCGCGCCCTCGACCTGATCATCCTGCGCATCCAGGCCATCGGCCCCCAGATCGTCGCGGCGCTGGAGTACCTCCACCGTTTTCGCAAGGTTCACGGCGGGCTCAAGCCCACCAACATCCTGATCAACGACGCCGGCCAGGTACGCCTGACCGACTTCGGGCTGCACCCCCACCTGGAGCGCCCGGGCTCCGGCGATCTTCGCTCCTGCTACAGCGCCCCGGAGCTTCGCCGTGGCGAGTTCAGCCCGGCGGCCGACCTCTACGCGCTGGGCGTGATCTTTTTTGAGGCCCTGGCCGGCAAACCCTTCGACGCCTGCCAGCGCGTCATCGAGGGTGACGAAGGCCCCCGCCCACGCCGCGAGCGTATCTTCCTCTCGGAGGTCGCCCCGCACTGCCCGGCCGCCTGGGTCAACCTCATCCATGGCCTGCTCGCCAGCGAGCCTCAACGCCGCCCCTCGCTCAACGAGGTCCTCGACCTCCTCTCCACCGACGAGAACCGCTCGGTCACCATCCCGGCTACCGTCGTCGAAGACCGCGAGGTGCTCTACGGCCGTCGTGAGATCTTCGATCAGCTCACCGAGCGCGCCAGCCTCTGCGCCCAGGAGCGCCGCCTGGGCTTAAGCGTCGTCGAAGGCCCCCAGGGCACCGGCAAGACCGCGCTGATCGATGCCCTGGCCCACTGGGCATCCCAGCTGGGCTGGATCGTGCTGCGCGGACGCTGTTTCCACCGCGACACCGGCGCCTACCAGGGTTGGGACGAAATCGCCGAGCAGCTCGCCGGCATCATCGCGCGCCTCCCCGAGAAGTCGCGCCAGCGCATGGAGACCGCCCGCCTTCAGGCCGCTCGCATCTTCCCGGCGCTCTACGATCGCGGCGAAGCCTGCCCGGAGGTCGGCCGGCGCTCGGCCATCGACGCGCTGCGCCGCGTGCTCGTGGAGCTCAGCGAACAACGCCCCGTCCTCATCGCGCTCGAAGACACCCACTTTGCCGGGCTGGACACCTCCGCGCTCCTCGCCGACCTGACCAACGATCCCCGCGGCATGCGCGTCTTCATGGTCACCAGCATTCTTACTGGCCCCGGCAAAGACCACGCCAATCACCCCTTCTTTGGCGAACTTGCGACCTCTCCCATCGCCCTGCACCGCGTCGAGATTCACGGTTTCTCCAAAGAAGAGGCCCGGGAGTACGTGCTGGCCAACGCCGCCAACCTCTCCCTTCGCAGCAAGCAGCTGATCCTGCGCCGTGGCAACCTCCACCCCCGGCTTATTGACGAGCTCATCTACGAGTTTGAGCAGGCCCCCACCGAGGCCTCCGAGGAACTCGAAGCTGCCGAACCGGTGGCCGTCGACGAACTCCTCACGACCTTTATCCGTCGGCGCGTCGCCCAGCTGACCCGCCCTGAACGCCTGGGCCTTCAGCTGCTCGCCGTTGCCTCCTCCCCCCTGACCGCCCACACCCTGGGCCTGGCCATGGGGCGAGAGCTGGGAGCCAGCGCCATGAGCGCTCAGGGTGGCGAGGCGGTCATTGCGACCCTCCTTCATCGACGCCTGGCTCGCCAGTCGCGCGCCCGCGCCGGCGAACACCAGGACGCGGCCTACGCGATCATTCACGACCGCGCCCGCAACTTCGTGCTCGACGAGCTGGGCCGCGACCACCACGCGCGCCTCTGCGGGCTGATCGCCGACGCGCTGCGCGAATCCAAAACCGGCAGCGACGCTCGACGTCTCGATTACCTGCGGCGCGCCGGTCGACAACGCGAGTCGGTGGAAGTCGCCTTCAAGGTCGCCCACAGCGCCCAGAGCCGCTTCGCCTGGGAGCGCGCCCTGGAACTCTGGCAGCTGATCGACGCTCACGAACCCAAAGACTCCCCCCGCCGTGACGAGATCCACCGCGCTCTCTTCGAGGCGGCCATCGCCCTGGCTCGCACCGACCAGGCCCGCGACCAACTTCGCCCGCTGCTCGCCAGTGGTTCCATCCAGGATCGCCTGGCGATTCGCCGTCAATGGATGGAAGCACTCCTGGCCTCCGGACACCCCGATGAGGCCATCGACACCCTCGATGACGCCCTGCAAGAGGTCGGCAGCGCGTACCGCCGTGGTCGCCTGCGCGCCGGACTTCGCGCCTGGCGCCGTCGCCTGGCCGTAGGCCTGGCGCGATGGTCCGACGCCACCGCGGTGGCCCGCGATCAACGACCGCCCGAGCGTACCGTTGAGACCGCCCGGCTGCTCTGGCGAGCCAGCGAGGCGTCGCACCTTTTGCTCAGCGCTCGCCATGATCGCCTCACCACCCACTTCGCCCGCCTGGCCACCGTGCATAACTACGGCCCCTGGCTTGCCCGCGACCGACTGCAAATGGTCAGCGCGCCGCTGCTCCCCCTGCTCATCGATCCCACCACCCCGGTGGACCGCTGGCTCGATCAGAGTTTGACACTCTCAGATCGTTTCGACGACCCGGGCTGTCGCGCCCGCGCCCTCGAACTGCAGGGCTTGCTCGCCGCACACCGTGGCCGCTGGGCCGAGGCGCGCGAGCTGCTGCATAAGTCCATCTCCACGCTTCAGAAAGTCGGCGTCGATGACGCGATCTTTGCGACCCGCTGGCTCAGCCACATCATCCGCGTTGGCATTGAGCTCGGCCAACTTCATGAGGTGATGCCCGTCGTCGACAACCTCACCCATCGCCTGCGCCACGATCGCGCCGCCAGCGCGCACATCGCGCTCTCCCGCGCCGACCTCCTCATCGCCCGGGGTGACATCGCCGAGGCCGCCCTCGCGCTGAGCCCGGCAAGCGAGCTCGCCGAGCGCACGCCCAACAGCCTGCTCTTCCTGGAGGTCACCGCCCGCCGCGCCACCATCGACCTCGCATTGGGACGCCCCGAGCTTGTGATCGCCCACCTCGATCTTCTCCGCGACCAGGTCTTCGATCGCGACTTCCTGACGCTACCGCGGGTGGAGTTTGCCCTTAACCGGGCGCTGGCACATGCCCTGGCCAGTGAGGCCGAGCGCCAGCGCACCCTCCAGCAAGACGCACTCTCCGCCACCCTCAACCGCCTCCACCGGACCATCCGTCGGCTCGCCAGCTATCAAGACGACCTCGGACTCTCTGAGCGCGCCGCGTTGCTGCGCCTGCGCGCCCGCCTGGCCCTGCTGCGCGAGCAATACTCCCGCGCCGCCCGCCTGACGCGCCAGGCCATCGAGCTCTGCGCCTCCTCCCAGAGCGTGCTCAGCCAGACCCTCAACCAGGAAGCCCTCGGCCTGATCCTCACCCGTCAGGAGCGCCCCGAAGCCCGCCAGATCCTGGAGTCTGCCCGCGCGCTCGCCACCACCCACCACTTCTACCTCCCCCTGGTCCTCGAAGGCTGGCCGGTCCCCCGCGCGCACGCCGTGCTCAAAGCCGACCCCGCCTGA
- a CDS encoding RsmB/NOP family class I SAM-dependent RNA methyltransferase encodes MNAIPDFSRYRDIIDDFEAFEAALARPLPLCVWANDLKITPAELEASFGSHGIDFQPRSWRPGTYLLDPALSPGTRFEYAAGLYHVQEEVSLLPVTVLDPQPGERLLDTCAAPGNKTAQIAVAMQNTGTLIANDRDYRRMRAVSRVLDRLGVFNASLICHDAANLPADLGSFDRILADVPCSCEGTSRKNPRVGAARPAELSRMSRVQQAILKRALDLCRPGGLIAYATCTYAPEENEAVIHACLNDPELGDFDVLPTRIPGFHSAPGLIEWQGESFDPRLKNAMRVYPHHNDSGGFFVALLQKGARS; translated from the coding sequence ATGAACGCCATCCCCGACTTCTCGCGCTACCGCGACATCATCGATGACTTCGAGGCCTTTGAGGCCGCGCTCGCAAGGCCCCTCCCCCTCTGCGTGTGGGCCAACGATCTGAAGATCACACCGGCCGAACTCGAAGCATCCTTTGGCTCCCACGGCATCGACTTCCAGCCGCGAAGCTGGCGTCCGGGCACCTACCTGCTCGACCCTGCGTTGAGTCCGGGCACCCGTTTTGAGTACGCCGCCGGGCTCTACCACGTGCAGGAAGAAGTCTCACTCCTGCCGGTGACCGTGCTCGATCCGCAGCCTGGCGAGCGCCTCCTCGACACCTGCGCGGCACCGGGCAACAAAACGGCGCAGATCGCCGTCGCGATGCAAAACACCGGCACGCTCATCGCCAACGACCGCGACTACCGACGCATGCGCGCCGTCAGCCGGGTGCTCGACCGCCTGGGCGTCTTCAACGCCTCGCTCATCTGCCACGACGCGGCCAACCTCCCGGCCGACCTCGGGAGCTTCGACCGCATCCTGGCCGATGTCCCCTGCTCCTGCGAGGGTACCTCCCGCAAAAACCCGCGCGTGGGCGCCGCCCGCCCCGCCGAACTCAGCCGTATGAGCCGCGTCCAGCAGGCCATCCTCAAGCGCGCCCTCGATCTCTGCCGCCCCGGCGGCCTGATCGCCTACGCCACCTGCACCTACGCCCCGGAAGAAAACGAGGCCGTCATCCACGCCTGCCTCAACGACCCGGAGCTTGGCGACTTCGACGTCCTTCCCACACGCATCCCGGGCTTTCATAGCGCTCCGGGTCTGATAGAGTGGCAGGGAGAATCCTTCGATCCCCGGCTCAAAAACGCCATGCGTGTCTATCCCCATCACAACGACAGCGGCGGCTTCTTTGTAGCGCTCCTTCAAAAAGGGGCCCGTTCATGA
- a CDS encoding Maf family protein — MAHSSPHTLILATESAYKIELLQRLGLPFEACAAHIDEARIPDEAPATMAARLALHKARRVAEDYPDAYVLGADQVIALDQQIFQKPATAERAVAQLMALQGKTHRLITAIALRTPDGAELASECAFEMVMRPLTEPQARAYVEADQPLFCAGSYRIEAGGIRLFEAARGDDFTAIIGLPLTRVWSLLDQAGYLEKL; from the coding sequence ATGGCACATTCCTCTCCCCACACGCTGATTTTGGCCACCGAGTCGGCCTACAAGATCGAACTTCTGCAGCGCCTGGGCCTTCCCTTTGAGGCCTGCGCCGCGCACATCGACGAGGCGCGCATTCCCGATGAGGCCCCCGCGACGATGGCCGCGCGCCTGGCCCTGCATAAAGCGCGACGAGTGGCTGAAGACTACCCGGACGCCTATGTGCTGGGCGCCGATCAGGTCATCGCCCTCGATCAGCAGATCTTTCAAAAACCCGCCACCGCCGAGCGCGCCGTGGCCCAGCTGATGGCGTTGCAGGGAAAGACCCACCGGTTGATCACGGCGATCGCGCTGCGCACCCCCGACGGCGCAGAGCTGGCCTCGGAGTGTGCCTTCGAGATGGTCATGCGACCGCTCACCGAGCCCCAGGCCCGCGCCTACGTCGAGGCCGACCAACCGCTCTTCTGCGCCGGCTCCTACCGCATTGAAGCCGGCGGCATCCGCCTCTTTGAGGCCGCCCGTGGCGACGACTTCACCGCCATCATCGGCCTGCCCCTGACCCGCGTCTGGTCGCTGCTCGACCAGGCCGGCTACCTTGAGAAGCTATGA
- a CDS encoding YbeD family protein produces MSDPQTMIDRLNAMHTFPGPFLFKVIGENEPTFVSRVVQAAVNAIGGEAELDIETRESGKGNHVAVTLSAQVQDPQMVLEVYELLRAVQGVRFMM; encoded by the coding sequence GTGAGCGATCCACAGACGATGATCGACCGACTCAACGCCATGCACACCTTTCCGGGGCCATTTCTATTTAAGGTCATTGGCGAGAATGAGCCGACCTTTGTGAGCCGGGTGGTGCAGGCGGCCGTCAACGCGATCGGTGGTGAGGCCGAGCTGGACATCGAGACCCGCGAGAGCGGCAAGGGCAACCACGTGGCGGTGACGCTCTCGGCACAGGTGCAGGACCCGCAGATGGTGCTCGAAGTCTACGAGCTTTTGCGGGCCGTGCAGGGCGTGCGTTTTATGATGTGA
- a CDS encoding PEGA domain-containing protein gives MATSSSHTRTFKGLLVACALPLSLSLALPAPAFAQDTLEQARERFMEGRAFYDNDEFEKAAEAFLESYELSGRSELLYNVGQAYRLAGILTEAEAYFQRYLSELPGAPNAGEVADTVIEIQQAIAASMATLNVTTSPEGATILVEETEERCNAPCELDLAPGTYTLVASLPDFDQARQIITLEARQREELAMTLRATMQTGRLMVQSDLSGAALVVGGQSYALPLQRPVEVEAGTTAFAIRGGGADFSESVEIPADETLTLFIPASAMDQGGIFSNPRQSAALGLGGVGVALGAAAAIVGMQASATYDALEQQQNTFGGVNRELLDTGISQQRTANGLWIGAAVSLLAGGGLYAWDVLSSGSEEEIAPSEEPAPRRSDAPVELLD, from the coding sequence ATGGCTACCTCGTCTTCACATACCCGCACCTTCAAAGGGCTGCTCGTTGCCTGCGCGTTGCCTCTCTCGCTCTCGCTGGCGCTTCCGGCCCCGGCCTTTGCTCAAGACACGCTGGAGCAGGCCCGCGAGCGCTTCATGGAAGGACGCGCCTTCTACGATAACGACGAGTTTGAAAAGGCGGCCGAGGCCTTCTTAGAGTCCTACGAGCTCTCCGGACGCTCCGAGCTGCTCTACAACGTCGGCCAGGCCTACCGTCTGGCGGGCATACTCACTGAGGCCGAGGCCTACTTCCAGCGCTACCTCTCCGAACTCCCGGGTGCTCCCAACGCCGGCGAGGTCGCCGACACGGTCATTGAGATCCAGCAGGCCATCGCCGCGTCGATGGCGACCCTCAACGTGACGACCTCCCCCGAGGGCGCCACCATCCTCGTCGAAGAGACCGAGGAGCGCTGCAACGCCCCCTGCGAGCTCGACCTTGCGCCGGGCACCTACACCCTGGTGGCCAGCCTCCCCGACTTCGATCAGGCCCGCCAGATCATCACCCTGGAAGCTCGCCAGCGCGAAGAGCTCGCCATGACCCTGCGCGCCACCATGCAGACCGGCCGGCTGATGGTCCAGAGTGACCTCTCCGGCGCCGCGCTTGTGGTCGGCGGCCAGAGCTACGCCCTTCCCCTGCAACGCCCCGTTGAGGTTGAGGCGGGCACCACCGCCTTCGCCATCCGCGGCGGCGGCGCCGACTTTTCGGAGAGCGTCGAGATCCCGGCCGATGAGACCCTCACCCTCTTCATCCCCGCCTCGGCGATGGACCAGGGAGGCATCTTCTCCAACCCTCGGCAGAGTGCGGCGCTGGGCCTGGGCGGAGTGGGCGTTGCGCTGGGCGCAGCCGCCGCCATCGTGGGCATGCAGGCCAGCGCGACCTATGACGCGCTTGAGCAGCAGCAAAACACCTTCGGCGGCGTCAATCGCGAACTTCTCGACACCGGCATCTCCCAGCAACGCACCGCCAACGGCCTTTGGATCGGCGCGGCCGTCTCTCTGCTGGCCGGCGGAGGTCTTTACGCCTGGGACGTGCTCTCCTCGGGCAGCGAAGAGGAGATCGCCCCCTCCGAAGAGCCCGCCCCCCGGCGCTCCGATGCGCCCGTCGAGCTGCTCGACTGA
- a CDS encoding serine/threonine-protein kinase: MAAKFPQKFGPYTLHQLVARGGMAEIYRATMPGIGGFEKTVAIKKILPHLAENDEFITMLIDEANIIVSINHFNIAQVYDLGCIDDTYYIAMEYIHGVDLAHIIKGMARRGQTVPVPHAVYIGSSICAGLHVAHSKTDEQGNPLKIVHRDVSPHNVLLSYAGDVKIIDFGVAKAAVKESHTQHGVIKGKLLYMAPEQANTSDIDGRADLFAAGIIIYKMLTNRLPFEGDNEFQIYNNIMSKEITPPRILNPQVPEVVDQVVMKLLERDPDKRYQDGYSAKQDLDRALHQVAPGYTVNRLSRFIDENFSPGAEEARPASGPGMIAPHTPAGVSLNTGQHASADPSVAAGAEDERDTVDVGAPAFHAQMAAHQAQAGFSQPMRATTSAADTGEFPAAGGPAAPAQAAPAKAGKKIPPAAIAAAVMSLVVVILLVLVVMNGGQESQAPDPRSAIPADAIVRADDSAATENTPETSPEAVAPEAIATLRMTTIPEGARVFQDGELIGITPITLELPVSDETSLYELKLEGYEEVGFRYAPREDNDVDLELTALSDAGDEASSDEVAAANDPEPEPEPEPQPRRKERRREVEPEPQVEPEPEPEPEPQRDPPPRPKKKKEKAPEPEPEPERDDIIDPFAF, from the coding sequence ATGGCTGCTAAGTTCCCCCAAAAGTTCGGCCCCTACACGCTGCACCAGCTGGTGGCGCGCGGCGGCATGGCCGAGATCTATCGGGCAACCATGCCGGGCATCGGCGGATTTGAAAAAACCGTCGCCATCAAAAAGATCCTGCCTCACCTGGCCGAAAACGATGAGTTCATCACGATGCTCATCGACGAGGCCAACATCATCGTCAGCATCAACCACTTCAACATCGCGCAGGTCTACGACCTGGGATGCATCGACGACACCTATTACATCGCCATGGAGTACATCCACGGCGTCGACCTGGCCCACATCATCAAGGGCATGGCCCGCCGCGGCCAGACCGTGCCGGTGCCCCACGCCGTCTACATCGGCTCGAGCATCTGCGCCGGCCTGCACGTCGCCCACTCCAAGACCGACGAGCAGGGCAACCCGCTCAAGATCGTGCACCGCGACGTCAGCCCCCACAACGTGCTCTTAAGCTACGCGGGCGACGTCAAAATCATCGACTTCGGCGTGGCCAAGGCCGCTGTCAAAGAGAGCCACACCCAGCACGGCGTCATCAAAGGCAAGCTCCTCTACATGGCGCCCGAGCAGGCCAACACCAGCGACATCGACGGCCGCGCCGACCTCTTCGCCGCCGGTATTATCATCTACAAGATGCTCACCAATCGCCTGCCCTTTGAAGGCGACAATGAGTTTCAGATCTACAACAACATCATGTCCAAGGAGATCACCCCTCCGCGCATCCTCAACCCGCAGGTGCCCGAGGTCGTCGATCAAGTCGTGATGAAGTTGCTGGAGCGCGATCCCGACAAGCGCTACCAGGACGGCTACTCCGCAAAGCAAGATCTCGATCGGGCGCTCCACCAGGTTGCGCCGGGCTACACCGTCAACCGCCTCAGCCGCTTCATCGACGAGAACTTCTCGCCAGGAGCCGAAGAAGCGCGTCCGGCCAGCGGCCCGGGCATGATCGCGCCGCACACCCCGGCCGGCGTCTCCCTGAACACCGGCCAGCACGCCTCAGCCGACCCCTCGGTGGCGGCCGGCGCCGAAGATGAACGCGACACCGTCGACGTGGGCGCGCCGGCCTTCCACGCACAGATGGCCGCCCACCAGGCCCAGGCGGGCTTCTCGCAGCCGATGCGCGCGACCACCAGCGCCGCCGACACCGGGGAGTTCCCCGCCGCCGGCGGCCCGGCAGCGCCGGCGCAGGCAGCCCCGGCAAAGGCGGGCAAAAAGATCCCTCCGGCAGCCATCGCCGCCGCCGTGATGAGTCTTGTGGTCGTGATCTTGCTGGTGCTCGTCGTCATGAACGGCGGACAGGAATCGCAGGCCCCCGACCCGCGCAGCGCCATCCCCGCCGACGCCATCGTGCGCGCCGACGACAGCGCGGCGACCGAAAACACCCCCGAAACTTCCCCGGAAGCAGTCGCTCCCGAAGCGATCGCGACCCTGCGCATGACCACCATCCCGGAGGGGGCCCGCGTCTTCCAGGATGGCGAACTCATCGGCATCACCCCGATTACACTGGAGCTCCCCGTCTCCGATGAGACCTCGCTCTACGAGCTCAAACTCGAGGGTTACGAGGAGGTCGGCTTTCGCTATGCCCCCCGCGAAGACAACGACGTCGATCTAGAGCTGACCGCCCTCAGCGACGCCGGCGACGAGGCATCTTCCGACGAAGTTGCCGCGGCCAACGATCCGGAGCCTGAACCCGAGCCCGAGCCTCAGCCCCGGCGAAAGGAGCGGCGGCGCGAGGTCGAACCCGAACCGCAGGTCGAGCCGGAGCCTGAACCCGAGCCCGAGCCTCAGCGCGATCCGCCGCCTCGCCCCAAAAAGAAGAAAGAGAAGGCCCCCGAGCCTGAGCCCGAACCCGAGCGCGACGACATCATCGACCCCTTCGCGTTTTAA